From Solidesulfovibrio sp., a single genomic window includes:
- a CDS encoding DNA polymerase III subunit delta': MTPPTPPLSLAAEVFGVSARQAHVLAGIDALARAVPQAVILEGGTADERAALGLFLAARLNCRAGTPPCGLCAICRQILEKVFLDFQYFDGGSETIKVDAMREVRRLVGEPPRGPGKRVILLAEAQGLTEEAANALLKAMEEPRPGNVFVLLTPQRERLFPTLVSRSFVLTLAWPDTAEPSPSGGEDDPWPLLHGLHDFWRTGRGWFTASRSRPARACAERVLTELSRELAGFLAGRTDTELGAMLGGCYDPDVPRRLDLLLAESQEALILAVNPAVVLDRLATRAYLWLRR, from the coding sequence ATGACACCACCCACTCCCCCCCTCTCCCTGGCCGCCGAAGTGTTCGGCGTCTCGGCCAGGCAGGCCCATGTGCTGGCCGGCATCGACGCCTTGGCCAGGGCCGTGCCCCAGGCGGTGATCCTGGAGGGCGGCACGGCCGACGAGCGCGCGGCCCTGGGGCTTTTCCTGGCGGCCCGGCTCAACTGCCGGGCGGGTACGCCGCCCTGCGGCCTGTGCGCCATCTGCCGACAGATCTTGGAGAAGGTGTTTCTCGATTTCCAGTACTTCGACGGCGGCTCGGAGACCATCAAGGTGGACGCCATGCGCGAGGTGCGCCGCCTGGTGGGCGAGCCGCCGCGCGGTCCGGGCAAGCGGGTGATCCTTCTGGCCGAGGCGCAGGGGCTGACCGAGGAGGCGGCCAACGCGCTGCTCAAGGCCATGGAGGAGCCGCGGCCGGGCAACGTGTTCGTGCTGCTTACGCCGCAGCGCGAGCGGCTTTTTCCCACCCTCGTTTCGCGTTCCTTCGTCCTGACCCTGGCCTGGCCGGACACGGCCGAGCCGTCGCCGTCCGGGGGCGAGGACGATCCCTGGCCGCTGCTTCACGGGCTGCACGATTTCTGGCGCACGGGCCGGGGCTGGTTCACGGCTTCGCGGAGCCGGCCGGCCCGGGCCTGCGCCGAGCGGGTGCTGACGGAACTGTCGCGGGAGCTGGCCGGCTTTTTGGCCGGGCGGACGGATACGGAACTCGGGGCGATGCTTGGCGGCTGTTACGATCCCGACGTGCCGCGGCGCCTGGATTTGCTGTTGGCCGAAAGCCAGGAAGCGCTGATCCTCGCGGTCAATCCGGCCGTGGTCCTGGACCGGCTGGCGACGCGGGCCTATCTGTGGCTGCGGCGCTGA
- a CDS encoding nickel-dependent hydrogenase large subunit: protein MARTILPFGPQHPVLPEPLHLKLTIEDETVVEALPTLGYVHRGLEKLCEVRDFNQMIQIVERVCGICSCLHALCYCEGVEQIMGVEVPRRAKYLRTIWGELHRMHSHLLWLGLFADAFGFESLFMQFWRVRERIMDIMEATCGNRVVVSVNVIGGVRRDLSPEQCQWIEEQLAVSEKEIKQLSTTILNDYTVKKRTVGKGVLTKEQAYQLGAVGPMLRGSGWAQDARQTGYAAFGELGFDPVVEYDGDSYARCAVRFRETLQAIDIARLAIARLPAGETATNVEGAMEDDTPKPVAAGERRDIMQAYNRDKRHRVTAAPPPNLDLPAGLVAAKVKGKPEGEAVTRVEQPRGELMYYLKGNGSKNMERVRIRTPTFANIPPLLAMLPGCELADVPVIVLSIDPCISCTER, encoded by the coding sequence ATGGCCCGTACCATACTGCCGTTCGGCCCGCAGCACCCCGTCTTGCCGGAACCGCTGCATTTAAAGCTCACCATCGAGGACGAAACCGTCGTCGAGGCGCTGCCGACCCTTGGCTACGTCCACCGCGGCCTGGAAAAGCTCTGCGAGGTCCGCGATTTCAACCAGATGATCCAGATCGTCGAACGGGTGTGCGGCATCTGCTCCTGCCTGCACGCCCTGTGCTACTGCGAGGGTGTCGAGCAGATCATGGGCGTCGAGGTGCCGCGCCGCGCCAAGTACCTGCGCACCATCTGGGGCGAGCTGCACCGCATGCACTCCCACCTGTTGTGGCTGGGGCTTTTCGCCGACGCCTTCGGCTTCGAGAGCCTTTTTATGCAGTTCTGGCGGGTGCGCGAGCGCATCATGGACATCATGGAAGCCACCTGCGGCAACCGCGTGGTGGTCTCCGTCAACGTCATCGGCGGCGTGCGCCGCGACCTGTCTCCCGAACAATGCCAATGGATCGAAGAGCAGCTGGCCGTGTCCGAGAAGGAGATCAAGCAGCTCTCCACCACCATCCTGAATGATTACACCGTGAAAAAGCGCACCGTGGGCAAGGGCGTGCTGACCAAGGAGCAGGCCTACCAGCTCGGCGCCGTGGGCCCCATGCTGCGCGGCTCGGGCTGGGCGCAAGACGCCCGCCAGACCGGCTACGCCGCCTTCGGCGAACTCGGTTTCGACCCCGTCGTCGAATACGACGGCGACTCCTATGCCCGCTGCGCCGTGCGCTTCCGCGAGACGCTGCAGGCCATCGACATCGCGCGCCTGGCCATCGCCCGCCTGCCGGCCGGCGAAACGGCCACCAACGTCGAGGGCGCCATGGAGGACGACACCCCCAAACCCGTGGCCGCCGGCGAACGCCGCGACATCATGCAGGCCTACAACCGCGACAAGCGCCACCGCGTGACCGCCGCCCCGCCGCCCAACCTCGACCTGCCCGCCGGCCTGGTGGCCGCCAAGGTCAAGGGCAAGCCCGAGGGCGAGGCCGTCACCCGCGTGGAACAGCCCCGCGGCGAACTCATGTACTACCTCAAGGGCAACGGTTCCAAGAACATGGAGCGCGTGCGCATCCGCACCCCGACCTTCGCCAACATCCCACCGCTGCTCGCCATGCTGCCGGGGTGCGAACTGGCCGACGTGCCGGTCATCGTGCTGTCCATCGACCCCTGCATCAGCTGCACCGAACGGTAA
- a CDS encoding GDSL-type esterase/lipase family protein has product MEGSAGMRAPGFRRHVRLAGIGVFCLLLAAHLALALLWVLAGGRPAAQVEPRGYRNVLGDLEPRLRLTDREIPGLPYQVSLNNQGLRGTRPVSAARKPGTLRVLCLGDSYTYGVGVDDALAYPAQLRSILAKRLPGLDVEVVNAGVPFYDLFDELAYYREKGARLAPDVVVLQFYINDLEAMAGSFFREDLLVRQGGDYNAFEQAIGREAAERRINAWLDVHFPWLVGLVRGGGLPQGPSRAETGPFAVYHIKPTDEEQALLRDRNRQLSTASDRQAKRFWDNYRRALLEFRDAVAASGAKLLFVIAPDAAQVREDYNQPAAALVPFCRENGIPVLDLARQLRVMSGEKVERYYLLPVNGHINAEGNTVWAAAVADSLRVSPKPGGFDVTVAPAFPAFGYEAPMRLNLRFDGGGIVPVDRGPLRVRVVRNANLLPWAVDTGHGGNRIAGLVPDVGRGPVGELVLRLDSDTPLDQVSVTLFRKLAPPINGYVLLGWSRHDGDYKTVLFGSDADVAAPESYETSRLAEIDLRGAPARELYLRLELRNEARVFAESADPPWRRFEIVGYPARENAPVSAAATDRPASPAGPGPRPD; this is encoded by the coding sequence ATGGAAGGTTCGGCCGGGATGCGGGCTCCGGGGTTTCGACGGCATGTCCGGCTGGCGGGGATTGGCGTCTTTTGCCTGCTTCTGGCGGCGCACCTGGCCTTGGCCCTGCTCTGGGTCCTGGCCGGCGGCCGGCCGGCGGCGCAGGTGGAGCCCCGGGGCTACCGCAATGTCCTCGGCGATCTGGAGCCGCGGCTGCGCCTGACGGACCGGGAGATCCCCGGCCTGCCCTATCAGGTCAGCCTCAACAACCAGGGGCTGCGGGGCACGCGGCCCGTCAGCGCCGCCCGCAAGCCCGGGACGCTTCGCGTGCTGTGCCTGGGCGATTCCTACACCTACGGCGTGGGCGTGGACGACGCCCTGGCCTATCCGGCCCAGCTGCGGTCGATCCTGGCAAAGCGCCTGCCGGGCCTGGACGTCGAGGTCGTAAACGCCGGCGTCCCCTTCTACGACCTCTTCGACGAACTGGCCTACTACCGGGAAAAGGGCGCGCGCCTGGCGCCCGACGTGGTCGTGCTGCAATTTTACATCAACGACCTGGAAGCCATGGCCGGCTCGTTTTTCCGGGAGGATCTGCTGGTGCGCCAGGGCGGGGACTACAACGCCTTCGAGCAGGCCATCGGCCGCGAGGCGGCCGAGCGGCGCATCAACGCCTGGCTCGACGTTCACTTCCCCTGGCTGGTCGGGCTGGTGCGCGGGGGCGGGCTGCCCCAGGGCCCCTCCCGGGCCGAGACCGGGCCCTTCGCCGTCTACCACATAAAGCCGACGGACGAGGAACAGGCGCTGCTTCGGGACCGCAATCGGCAACTGTCCACCGCTTCGGACCGGCAAGCCAAACGGTTCTGGGACAACTACCGCCGGGCGCTCCTGGAATTTCGCGACGCCGTGGCCGCCAGCGGCGCCAAGCTCCTGTTCGTCATCGCCCCCGACGCCGCCCAGGTCCGCGAGGACTATAACCAGCCCGCCGCCGCCCTGGTGCCCTTTTGCCGCGAAAACGGCATCCCGGTCCTGGACCTGGCCCGGCAGTTGCGGGTCATGTCCGGCGAGAAGGTGGAGCGCTACTACCTGCTGCCCGTAAACGGCCACATCAACGCCGAGGGCAATACGGTCTGGGCCGCCGCCGTGGCCGATTCGCTGCGGGTTTCGCCCAAACCCGGCGGGTTCGACGTGACGGTCGCGCCGGCCTTTCCCGCCTTCGGCTACGAGGCGCCCATGCGCTTGAACCTGCGCTTCGACGGCGGCGGGATCGTGCCCGTGGACCGGGGCCCCCTGCGCGTGCGGGTCGTGCGCAACGCCAACCTGCTGCCCTGGGCCGTGGACACCGGCCACGGCGGCAACCGCATCGCCGGCCTGGTGCCGGATGTCGGGCGCGGCCCGGTGGGGGAACTCGTGCTGCGCCTGGACAGCGACACACCCCTGGACCAGGTCTCGGTGACGCTTTTCCGCAAGCTCGCGCCGCCCATAAACGGCTACGTGCTGCTCGGCTGGTCCCGCCACGACGGCGACTACAAGACGGTGCTGTTCGGATCGGACGCGGACGTGGCCGCGCCGGAAAGCTACGAGACCAGCCGGCTGGCGGAAATCGACCTGCGGGGCGCCCCGGCGCGGGAACTGTACCTGCGCCTGGAACTGCGCAACGAGGCCAGGGTATTCGCCGAATCCGCCGACCCGCCCTGGCGGCGCTTCGAGATCGTCGGCTACCCGGCGCGGGAAAACGCCCCGGTCAGCGCCGCAGCCACAGATAGGCCCGCGTCGCCAGCCGGTCCAGGACCACGGCCGGATTGA
- a CDS encoding 4Fe-4S dicluster domain-containing protein — MFNMTKNVVTNLMTKSSTRLYPIAVRGHFEGFRGTLVCNVDECIFCRSCMIKCPSQCITVDNKAGTWTCEVMSCVYCGVCVDVCPTSCLSMTKEHRPVATERQTIFLQGVPKKKKKEEAAAE; from the coding sequence ATGTTCAACATGACCAAGAACGTCGTCACGAACCTGATGACGAAAAGCTCCACGCGGCTGTATCCCATCGCCGTGCGGGGCCATTTCGAAGGCTTCCGGGGGACGCTCGTCTGCAACGTCGACGAGTGCATCTTCTGCCGGTCCTGCATGATCAAGTGCCCGTCCCAGTGCATCACCGTGGACAACAAGGCCGGCACCTGGACCTGTGAAGTCATGTCCTGCGTGTACTGCGGCGTGTGCGTGGACGTCTGTCCCACCAGCTGCCTGTCCATGACCAAGGAGCATCGCCCGGTGGCCACCGAGCGCCAGACGATCTTCCTCCAGGGCGTGCCGAAAAAGAAGAAAAAGGAAGAGGCCGCGGCCGAATAG
- a CDS encoding NADH-quinone oxidoreductase subunit C, which yields MLETIPLTLDAVRDVAKECFDDGWRLVTMSSVQVGDDSFDVLYHYDKDLVMKHYRLSIPKDTVVPSISPVYFCALLIENEIRDQFGICFSDIVLDFGGALYLEEEVRAMPFCKVSVAQKQS from the coding sequence GTGCTGGAAACCATTCCCCTGACCCTTGACGCCGTGCGCGACGTCGCCAAGGAATGCTTCGACGACGGCTGGCGGCTGGTCACCATGTCCTCCGTCCAGGTCGGCGACGACAGCTTCGACGTTCTCTACCACTACGACAAGGACCTGGTAATGAAGCATTACCGGCTGTCCATTCCGAAAGATACCGTGGTTCCGAGCATTTCGCCGGTGTACTTCTGCGCGTTGCTCATCGAAAACGAGATCCGCGACCAGTTCGGCATCTGCTTCTCCGACATCGTGCTCGATTTCGGCGGAGCCCTCTACCTTGAAGAAGAAGTCCGCGCCATGCCTTTCTGCAAGGTCAGCGTGGCCCAAAAACAGTCCTAA